In one Bactrocera tryoni isolate S06 chromosome 5, CSIRO_BtryS06_freeze2, whole genome shotgun sequence genomic region, the following are encoded:
- the LOC120778814 gene encoding transmembrane protein 50A yields the protein MAILENIRELFTSETARNKNSALISGFLFFAGWWVLIDAMSVDSQKQITTGHVFIGVFGTISFFMVNTVKNSHISEENTSESGARIAKIYLLIGFVMGFASIIAAIWVMIDDFINNKKKDNWPGVALLMQNVFILIGSLVYKFGRNEEDWNE from the exons ATGGCTATATTAGAAAATATACGCGAATTGTTTACCTCAGAAACAGCTCGTAATAAAAATTCAGCCTTAATTTCTGGGTTTCTG ttttttgctgGCTGGTGGGTTCTGATCGATGCTATGTCAGTGGACAGCCAAAAACAAATAACCACCGGACATGTTTTCATAGGAGTTTTCGGTACAATCAGCTTCTTTATGGTAAACACTGTAAAGAACTcgcat ATTTCGGAAGAAAACACATCCGAGTCCGGAGCAcgtattgcaaaaatttatctGCTTATTGGTTTCGTTATGGGATTTGCATCGATAATAGCAGCTATCTGGGTTATGATTGATGACTTTATCAATAACA aaaaaaaggACAATTGGCCAGGCGTAGCTCTTCTAATGCAGAATGTATTTATCCTTATTGGCAGTCTGGTATACAAATTCGGCCGAAATGAGGAAGACTGGAACGAGTAA
- the LOC120777428 gene encoding coiled-coil domain-containing protein 6 isoform X1, with protein MFTDMESPCESESSLDGGTMLPPSPVSREQLQKRIESLTQQNKVLKAELDTFKIKCKVVQEENRTLKQASVIIQAKAEQEEEYISNTLLKKIQALKKEKETLAHHYEREEECLTNDLSRKLDQLRQEKCKLEQTLEQEQECLVNKLMRKIEKLQAETDNKQTNLEQLRREMVELENTLEQEQEALVNKLWKRMDKLETEKRLLQIKLDEPVSDPTTPRDITNANGDTASNLSAHIQTLRSEVVRLRSNLAAAQKEATKKLQQFAQEEKSIREENARLQRKLKLEVERREALCRHLSESESSLEMDEERFYNENLLGAVGTAGGLGNAAAGAVNTRQRTISSPVSHSPSNSRPLSPGSVHQNRCYACGQIVNRRASERFIKPALPTPMLGLNTSAPNVLSGSSLLGSAGSGGGGSGGGTNPSLTSATLNSSTLFGGTGGFLQNLNAERLSIGGGASGGASLLASSNNGSNNMGLGISGTNTMNSGNVSSLQQASNPMNISINNSSTNLTNSMNTSNSSLSAFTPTNTNSSTSFAQPASPMDTSVYKE; from the exons ATGTTTACAGATATGGAGAGTCCTTGTGAATCGGAGAGCTCCCTAGACGGAGGTACCATGCTTCCACCCAGTCCAGTGTCGCGAGAGCAGTTGCAAAAACGCATCGAATCGTTGACACAACAAAATAA AGTACTCAAGGCTGAACTAGATACATTTAAGATTAAATGCAAAGTGGTGCAGGAGGAGAATCGCACACTCAAGCAAGCATCTGTTATAATT CAAGCGAAAGCGGAACAGGAGGAGGAGTACATATCGAATACACTTCTAAAGAAAATTCAAGCCTTAAAGAAAGAGAAGGAGACTTTAGCACACCATTACGAACGTGAAGAGGAGTGCTTAACCAATGATTTATCGCGTAAATTAGATcag CTACGGCAAGAGAAATGCAAGCTAGAGCAAACTCTCGAGCAGGAGCAGGAATGTCTTGTAAACAAGCTAATGCGAAAAATTGAGAAGCTACAAGCCGAAACGGATAATAAACAAACCAACTTAGAGCAATTGCGTAGAGAAATGGTGGAATTAGAAAATACATTGGAGCAAGAGCAGGAAGCCTTAGTTAATAAGCTCTGGAAACGTATGGATAAACTCGAGACCGAAAAGCGTTTATTGCAAATTAAACTGGATGAACCAGTTTCCGATCCAACTACACCACGTGATATAACCAATGCCAATGGTGACACTGCCTCTAATTTAAGCGCTCACATACAGACTTTACGTTCCGAAGTAGTACGATTGCGTTCCAATCTCGCGGCAGCACAAAAGGAGGCCACTAagaaattacaacaatttgCACAAGAAGAAAAGAGCATACGCGAAGAAAATGCACGCTTACAGCGCAAATTGAAATTGGAAGTAGAACGACGTGAAGCACTCTGTCGCCATCTGTCCGAATCGGAATCATCGCTTGAAATGGATGAAGAACGGTTTtacaatgaaaatttattaggcGCCGTGGGCACCGCTGGTGGTTTGGGAAATGCAGCTGCTGGTGCTGTGAACACACGTCAACGCACGATCAGCAGCCCCGTTTCGCATAGTCCATCGAATAGTCGACCACTTAGTCCAGGTTCAGTACACCAGAACCGCTGTTATGCCTGTGGTCAAATTGTG aatcgCCGTGCCAGTGAACGTTTCATTAAACCAGCATTACCCACACCCATGCTGGGTCTCAATACTTCAGCTCCTAATGTGCTCAGTGGCAGTTCGCTTTTGGGCTCAGCCGGCAGTGGTGGTGGCGGTAGCGGCGGCGGTACAAATCCTAGTTTAACTAGCGCTACTTTAAACTCTTCCACGCTTTTTGGCGGCACTGGTGGTTTCTTACAGAATTTGAATGCAGAACGTTTAAGTATTGGCGGCGGTGCGAGCGGCGGTGCCTCATTGCTCGCAAGTAGCAATAATGGCAGCAACAACATGGGTTTGGGCATCAGCGGCACTAATACTATGAACAGTGGCAATGTGTCGTCACTGCAGCAGGCTTCCAATCCAATGAATATTAGTATCAATAATTCGTCCACTAATCTAACGAATAGCATGAATACCAGTAATTCATCGTTGTCTGCATTTACGCCAACAAACACCAACTCATCCACTTCTTTTGCACAGCCAGCCAGTCCCATGGATACGTCCGTAtataaggaataa
- the LOC120778812 gene encoding nucleolin: MSSSESDESEREMQTDDDEQEEPDLDASDTESDEGDEDEEMEHESPKKLSLEQKVAEDITKKYAERQGKQLYIRFPHKLPEDDDEFQEAAKALSPLILKAHKPRQKHARFCLVDFGSREDRDTALKAIKAAAKKGGTKVVVSIPRTESDEFVQELVKRKVNTLEKKKAKARLRRASKLALRSKNFTSSIVITNLPQSASAGEVRRLFPNAVDVHIKPRKGKLIASSIATITLPSTMEARAAMKKKQSLGGTELIIRFDTQKAKKSGGKAKKNNIKKSSASSESKTDEIKVYD, encoded by the coding sequence atgtcTTCTTCTGAAAGTGATGAATCCGAGAGAGAGATGCAAACAGATGATGATGAGCAGGAGGAACCAGATTTAGATGCCAGCGATACCGAATCTGATGAAGGTGATGAAGATGAAGAGATGGAACATGAATCCCCCAAGAAACTATCACTTGAGCAAAAGGTTGCAGAAgatatcacaaaaaaatatgctGAACGTCAGGGCAAACAATTGTATATAAGATTCCCACATAAACTGCCCGAAGATGATGATGAGTTCCAGGAAGCCGCCAAAGCATTATCTCCATTAATATTGAAAGCGCATAAACCACGACAAAAACATGCACGTTTTTGCTTGGTTGATTTCGGTTCACGTGAAGATCGCGATACCGCCTTAAAAGCTATAAAAGCAGCAGCAAAAAAGGGCGGCACAAAAGTAGTTGTATCAATACCACGTACCGAGAGCGATGAATTTGTGCAAGAATTGGTGAAACGTAAAGTGAATACGTTGGAAAAGAAAAAGGCTAAAGCGCGTTTGAGACGTGCCAGCAAGTTAGCATTGCGTTCGAAGAATTTCACATCCTCCATTGTTATAACGAACCTACCACAAAGCGCCTCAGCGGGAGAAGTACGTAGATTATTTCCCAATGCTGTGGATGTACATATAAAACCACGCAAAGGGAAGTTAATTGCCTCCAGTATAGCGACGATCACGTTACCCTCAACAATGGAGGCGCGTGCTGCTATGAAGAAGAAACAATCATTAGGTGGAACAGAGCTTATTATACGTTTCGATACACAAAAAGCGAAAAAGAGCGGTGGAAAAGCGAAGAAAAATAACATTAAGAAGTCTTCAGCAAGTTCTGAGTCTAAAACGGATGAAATTAAAGTAtatgattaa
- the LOC120777249 gene encoding lebercilin: MISPRKSASALSLIPEERSKLLPVSTKSCESLYSNTSSSKGSSNNLFRRKNALSHQGAGVSMGRHATLIPATTEVRQRVLSARRLRMKTFQNQLVDAQQTIADLAHENRILRTLHKRQDSALAKYESTNAELPKLLHSHAEELRVWQAKYRNLQQLNKELEHKLKTKESIILTLSDQNKYYSQLNKDRNLEERQRLSEKLEKLETRLQEKDSDMKLLARRVQIETKNFKQQLLAEQKRTKDALLKLEKARLELSGYRKLDELGEKFSSTLTVGRRKTTTAEEESKLEKDLERILADEVLDDDVKDSEAEFHPTVHRVTKTPMNQKIETPLGYGNRKLGSSIVTMAKSQKQRQEGGGVKSTLKSPQRLSRQQLQQQRQQKKSSQLKDEQTHERLPAITDYEEDYENEPDDEFPEVSERHQSNRSIRDYVSIDGGGDGVDTENGEDHVDEDTEEDESDCVNGHSDRKVDDEVGSHGTYNAEFLGEEEHEGESANGDNGEDDDVCNTAKKTSHMKEEISSIRKQISHDYREREAFLDTFCRQANSGVLLEETPKKRGNVSPGQSLPSSRKNKLLAALKAIDDNKSQD, from the exons ATGATCTCACCGAGAAAGTCCGCATCAGCGCTGAGCCTCATACCGGAGGAACGTAGCAAATTGCTGCC GGTATCCACAAAGAGCTGTGAGAGTCTCTACTCGAACACATCCAGTTCGAAGGGTTCGAGCAATAATTTATTTCGTCGCAAGAATGCTTTGAGCCATCAGGGTGCCGGCGTTAGCATGGGTCGTCACGCTACATTGATACCCGCCACAACGGAGGTGCGGCAACGTGTGCTCTCCGCGCGACGTCTACGCATGAAGACGTTCCAAAATCAATTGGTCGATGCACAACAAACCATAGCG GATCTCGCACATGAAAATCGCATTTTGCGCACACTCCACAAGCGTCAAGACTCGGCTTTGGCCAAGTATGAATCCACCAATGCTGAATTGCCGAAACTTTTACACTCACATGCCGAGGAGTTGCGCGTTTGGCAAGCCAAATACCGTAATCTACAGCAACTCAACAAGGAGCTTGAACATAAACTTAAAACCAAAGAGTCCATAATACTCACACTCAGcgatcaaaataaatattatagtcAGTTGAATAAGGATAG AAATCTGGAAGAACGACAACGTTTGTcggaaaaattggaaaaactgGAAACCCGTTTGCAGGAGAAGGACAGCGATATGAAATTACTGGCGCGTCGCGTACAAATCGAaacgaaaaatttcaaacaacaacTATTGGCTGAGCAAAAACGCACAAAAGACGCGCTGCTAAAACTAGAAAAGGCGCGATTGGAGCTTTCAGGTTACCGCAAGCTGGATGAATTAGGG GAAAAATTCTCATCCACACTCACCGTTGGACGACGTAAAACGACAACTGCAGAGGAAGAATCCAAATTGGAGAAAGATTTAGAACGTATCTTAGCAGATGAGGTATTAGATGATGACGTCAAAGATTCCGAAGCAGAATTTCATCCGACTGTTCACCGCGTAACTAAAACACCAATGAACCAGAAAATCGAGACACCTTTAGGCTATGGCAATCGAAAGCTGGGCTCATCCATAGTCACAATGGCGAAGTCACAAAAACAAAGGCAAGAAGGTGGTGGAGTAAAATCGACACTAAAGTCACCGCAACGTTTGTCCCGACagcagttacaacaacaacgtcaacaaAAGAAATCATCTCAACTTAAAGATGAGCAGACACACGAACGACTTCCTGCCATAACCGATTACGAAGAAGATTATGAAAACGAACCGGACGATGAATTTCCCGAAGTGAGTGAACGCCATCAGAGCAATCGTTCCATACGAGATTATGTCAGCATTGACGGCGGTGGGGATGGTGTTGACACCGAAAACGGTGAAGACCATGTCGACGAGGATACAGAGGAAGACGAAAGTGATTGTGTGAATGGTCATTCCGATCGGAAAGTAGATGACGAGGTTGGTTCACATGGGACCTACAACGCTGAGTTTCTGGGAGAGGAAGAACATGAAGGCGAGAGTGCAAACGGCGATAACGGCGAAGATGACGAT GTTTGTAATACAGCCAAGAAAACCTCACATATGAAGGAAGAGATCTCCAGCATACGCAAGCAAATCTCGCACGACTACAGGGAGCGTGAAGCGTTCCTCGACACATTCTGCCGACAGGCCAATAGCGGTGTGCTCTTGGAGGAAACGCCCAAAAAGCGAGGCAACGTTTCTCCAGGCCAAAGTTTGCCCAGCAGTCGCAAAAATAAGCTGCTCGCCGCGCTCAAGGCCATCGACGACAACAAAAGTCAGGATTGA
- the LOC120778813 gene encoding integumentary mucin C.1 — translation MKSSVRGLLLCCLLAGVFSSVYCQESSNVTLPINKANETTPITTKNSAEVTSTPETITTVASNETKPTVVPTTPTPVPNITTSIKPDPETNTTVTPLPTTTPPAINTTTVAPTPPPTTPTTPPPTTPTTPPTTSTSTLAPDNSTTTTTTLAPDNSTTTTTTTTTPAPPTPRPPCNHFDFPSFIGGIVLTLGILAISLVAYKFYKARNERNYHTL, via the exons ATGAAATCATCGGTGAGAGGTTTGCTTTTGTGTTGCCTTCTGGCAGGAGTATTTTCATCGGTTTACTGTCAAG AATCCAGCAATGTTACGCTACCTATCAATAAAGCCAACGAAACAACTCCAATTACGACTAAGAATAGCGCAGAAGTAACAAGCACCCCGGAGACAATCACaacagttgcttcaaatgaaaCAAAACCAACAGTCGTTCCTACAACACCAACCCCAGTTCCAAATATAACAACTTCAATAAAACCCGACCCTGAAACGAACACAACTGTTACACCATTACCAACCACTACCCCTCCTGCTATTAATACTACAACTGTTGCACCAACTCCACCACCTACAACACCAACAACTCCACCACCTACCACACCTACTACACCTCCCACCACTTCAACAAGCACCCTTGCTCCTGACAACAGCACCACTACAACAACCACACTGGCACCTGACAACAgcactactacaacaacaacaactacaacaccTGCTCCGCCAACTCCCCGCCCACCATGCAATCACTTTGACTTTCCATCCTTCATCGGTGGCATTGTTTTAACTTTGGGTATTTTAGCGATCAGTTTGGTCGCTTACAAATTCTACAAGGCACGTAATGAACGCAATTATCATACCCTTTGA
- the LOC120777248 gene encoding ribosome biogenesis protein BMS1 homolog: MPEDDGMDKRKSHRARQAGVKAEKKKLKAKKDSGNTKEPNLTARQRNPKAFAINSAQRAERNFRRKEDLTAKKQHIPVVDQTPDEPPPVLIAVVGPPKVGKTTLINNLIKNFTRTNVTDIRGPITIVTSKKRRITLLECNNDINSMIDVAKCADLVLLLCDASYGFEMEIFEFLNICQVHGMPKIMGVLTHLDMIKNPKQLRKRKKELKHRFWTEVYDGAKLFYLSGLLHGEYLRNEVKNLGRFISVMKFRPLSWRGAHSYLLVDRVEDVTNTDKIRRNPKCDREIVLYGYVRGVPMKQEHSVHIAGLGDARIEELSAIPDPCPLPGTEKKRSLLEKERLLYAPMSGVGGIVYDKDAVYIELQGSHSHKEKTGDAAEQEQLVEKLIDKKQTVDVQIEEQEFRLFSDGSAIKSKDYKEDTDVDDEEGSQDEDSGVDDEDDASVNSDDEFGGEDWRGEDSEEEEQPDSDNNTSDDEEYQTVDEQKSKGKLNAVEESDQDTDSEQEEAKILANSMSWKENLAQKARDTFLLRHSEAKNIMRLVYGCYSQSESKKNKNEEDDKNDSDSGEELGGLFKVAAKKQSDMQKDKDIRDKMEQCFFEDFSGSTRNWLEDDNKAILKNCFVTGKWKASEDAETLLRLDDLSDAESEVYGDFEDLETGEKHAGKAQDTATEENTADNAADANQDENTRKRRMTRVEEENLTKAELMAKKLKLKAKFDAEYDNHDGPKEDDGRITGDHDYYESLKADAQKQSELNKSEFANLDPELRLQIEGYRPGLYVRLGFRGISSEFIDNFDPSYPVLVGGLNMTEENIGYVNCKVKKHRWYKKILKTGDPLIISLGWRRFQTVPIYAKVEDNFRHRYLKYTPNHVTCSMTFWGPITPQNTGFLALQTVRHDLDEMKRLGFRIAATGSVSELDKSAQIMKKLKLVGQPFKIYRKSAFIKGMFTTGLEVAKFEGAKIKTVSGIRGQIKKAHHDPEGSFRATFEDKILLSDIVFCRTWFRVDVPRFYAAVTSLLLPPEQKSQWQGMKTLGQLKRERNIRNEAQPDSQYTEVKREAKIFKPLTIPKALQRALPYKDKPKVRPLADKKEELERIAVIRSPHEQKVAKMMKMIETNYKAKRKRDKMETKVRLKQFRAEKRVEEARKMKRQKEVRKKVSRALSKMRKKEEA, encoded by the exons ATGCCGGAAGATGATGGCATGGATAAAAGAAAATCGCATCGCGCGCGGCAAGCCGGCGTGAAAGCGGAAAAGAAAAAGTTGAAGGCCAAGAAAGATTCGGGTAACACGAAAGAACCCAATTTGACCGCACGCCAAAGGAATCCAAAAGCATTTGCTATTAACTCTGCACAACGTGCTGAGCGGAATTTTCGACGCAAAGAGGACTTAACAGCTAAAAAGCAACACATACCTGTAGTCGACCAAACTCCAGATGAACCACCACCTGTGCTAATAGCTGTGGTGGGTCCACCTAAGGTGGGCAAAACGActctaataaataatttgataaaGAATTTCACGCGTACAAATGTTACTGATATACGCGGTCCCATTACAATAGTGACATCGAAAAAGCGACGTATTACACTATTGGAATGCAACAATGATATCAATTCCATGATTGATGTGGCAAAATGTGCTGATTTGGTATTGTTATTATGTGATGCCAGTTACGGGTTTGAAATggagattttcgaatttcttaATATTTGTCAAGTGCATGGTATGCCAAAAATTATGGGTGTGCTAACACATTTGGATATGATTAAAAATCCGAAACAATTGAGGAAACGCAAGAAGGAGCTGAAACACCGTTTCTGGACCGAAGTTTATGATGGTGCCAAGTTATTCTACCTTTCGGGTTTGCTACATGGCGAATATTTGCGTAATGAAGTTAAAAATTTGGGACGTTTCATTTCGGTTATGAAATTCCGACCGCTTTCATGGCGTGGTGCGCATAGCTATTTGCTTGTGGATCGTGTCGAAGATGTAACTAACACCGACAAAATACGTCGCAATCCCAAATGTGATAGAGAAATTGTGCTCTACGGTTACGTGCGCGGTGTGCCTATGAAGCAAGAACATTCAGTGCATATTGCCGGTTTGGGAGATGCGAGAATCGAAGAACTGAGCGCTATTCCAGATCCCTGTCCACTGCCAGGCACGGAGAAAAAGCGTAGTCTATTAGAAAAGGAAAGATTACTGTATGCACCTATGTCCGGCGTTGGCGGAATAGTTTACGATAAAGACGCTGTGTACATAGAACTGCAGGGATCACATAGCCATAAGGAGAAAACTGGCGATGCTGCTGAACAGGAACAGTTAGTGGAGAAGCTTATAGATAAAAAGCAAACTGTGGATGTGCAAATTGAAGAGCAAGAGTTTCGACTCTTCTCTGATGGTTCTGCCATTAAGTCGAAAGACTACAAGGAGGACACTGATGTAGATGACGAAGAAGGCAGTCAAGAT GAAGATTCCGGTGTAGATGATGAGGACGATGCGAGTGTCAACAGTGACGATGAATTTGGCGGCGAAGATTGGCGCGGCGAAGAtagtgaagaagaagaacagcCAGATAGCGATAATAATACATCTGACGATGAGGAGTATCAAACAGTAGATGAACAGAAGTCGAAGGGCAAACTTAATGCGGTTGAGGAATCTGATCAGGATACAGATAGTGAGCAGGAGGAGGCCAAAATTTTAGCCAACAGTATGAGTTGGAAAGAGAACTTGGCGCAAAAGGCGCGCGACACCTTTTTGCTACGGCATTCGGAGGCTAAGAACATAATGCGTTTGGTATATGGCTGCTACAGCCAAAGCGAATCCaag aaaaacaaaaatgaagaaGACGACAAAAACGATTCAGATTCGGGCGAAGAACTGGGTGGTCTCTTTAAAGTAGCCGCTAAAAAGCAAAGTGACATGCAAAAGGATAAAGATATACGAGATAAAATGGAGCAATGCTTTTTCGAGGACTTCTCCGGTAGTACGCGAAATTGGCTGGAAGATGACAACAAagcgattttaaaaaattgcttcgtcACCGGCAAATGGAAGGCGTCAGAAGATGCCGAAACGCTGCTGCGCTTGGATGACCTAAGCGATGCTGAAAGTGAAGTTTATGGAGATTTCGAAGATCTTGAAACTGGGGAAAAACATGCCGGCAAAGCGCAAGACACTGCCACCGAAGAAAACACCGCTGATAACGCGGCTGATGCGAATCAGGATGAAAATACGCGGAAGCGTCGTATGACCAGAGTTGAAGAAGAAAATCTAACCAAAGCAGAGCTTATGGcgaaaaaactgaaacttaAAGCTAAATTCGATGCCGAGTATGACAATCATGATGGACCAAAAGAGGATGACGGACGCATTACGGGTGACCACGATTATTACGAAAGCTTAAAAGCGGACGCGCAAAAGCAATCGGAGTTGAATAAAAGCGAGTTCGCAAATCTCGATCCCGAACTGCGTTTACAAATCGAGGGTTATCGGCCGGGACTTTATGTTCGGCTGG GTTTTCGTGGCATATCTTCGGAGTTCATTGACAACTTCGATCCCAGTTATCCCGTGCTGGTGGGCGGTCTCAATATGACGGAAGAAAATATCGGTTATGTTAACTGTAAAGTGAAGAAGCATCGTTGGTacaagaaaatattgaagaccGGCGATCCGTTAATTATCTCTTTGGGCTGGCGGCGCTTTCAGACCGTGCCAATATACGCCAAAGTCGAAGATAACTTCCGACACCGTTATCTTAAGTATACACCCAATCACGTGACGTGCAGCATGACATTCTGGGGTCCAATTACGCCACAAAATACCGGTTTCTTGGCGTTGCAAACTGTACGCCACGATCTCGATGAAATGAAGCGTCTGGGTTTTCGTATTGCGGCTACGGGCAGCGTTAGCGAATTGGATAAATCCGCGCAGATTATGAAAAAACTGAAGTTGGTCGGCCAACCCTTCAAAATCTACAGGAAATCTGCATTCATTAAAGGCATGTTCACAACCGGACTGGAGGTGGCCAAATTTGAGGGCGCCAAAATAAAAACTGTCTCCGGCATACGTGGTCAAATTAAAAAGGCGCACCATGATCCCGAAGGCTCATTCCGTGCCACCTTCGAGGATAAGATACTTTTGAGTGATATCGTCTTCTGTCGCACCTGGTTCCGCGTGGATGTACCACGTTTCTATGCAGCTGTCACCTCGCTGCTACTGCCGCCAGAGCAGAAATCACAATGGCAAGGCATGAAGACGTTGGGACAACTGAAGCGCGAACGTAACATACGCAATGAAGCTCAACCGGACAGCCAGTACACGGAGGTTAAGCGTGAAGCGAAAATCTTCAAACCGCTTACGATACCCAAAGCACTACAGCGCGCGCTGCCCTACAAGGACAAGCCGAAAGTGCGGCCGTTGGCTGATAAAAAGGAGGAGTTGGAGCGTATAGCGGTGATACGCTCACCACATGAACAGAAAGTGGCCAAGATGATGAAAATGATAGAGACCAACTATAAAGCCAAGCGGAAACGCGACAAAATGGAGACGAAGGTACGGCTGAAGCAATTCCGTGCCGAGAAGCGGGTGGAAGAAGCGCGAAAGATGAAGCGTCAGAAGGAGGTGCGCAAGAAGGTGTCACGTGCTTTAAGTAAAATGCGTAAGAAGGAAGAAGCCTAA
- the LOC120777428 gene encoding coiled-coil domain-containing protein 6 isoform X2, whose protein sequence is MESPCESESSLDGGTMLPPSPVSREQLQKRIESLTQQNKVLKAELDTFKIKCKVVQEENRTLKQASVIIQAKAEQEEEYISNTLLKKIQALKKEKETLAHHYEREEECLTNDLSRKLDQLRQEKCKLEQTLEQEQECLVNKLMRKIEKLQAETDNKQTNLEQLRREMVELENTLEQEQEALVNKLWKRMDKLETEKRLLQIKLDEPVSDPTTPRDITNANGDTASNLSAHIQTLRSEVVRLRSNLAAAQKEATKKLQQFAQEEKSIREENARLQRKLKLEVERREALCRHLSESESSLEMDEERFYNENLLGAVGTAGGLGNAAAGAVNTRQRTISSPVSHSPSNSRPLSPGSVHQNRCYACGQIVNRRASERFIKPALPTPMLGLNTSAPNVLSGSSLLGSAGSGGGGSGGGTNPSLTSATLNSSTLFGGTGGFLQNLNAERLSIGGGASGGASLLASSNNGSNNMGLGISGTNTMNSGNVSSLQQASNPMNISINNSSTNLTNSMNTSNSSLSAFTPTNTNSSTSFAQPASPMDTSVYKE, encoded by the exons ATGGAGAGTCCTTGTGAATCGGAGAGCTCCCTAGACGGAGGTACCATGCTTCCACCCAGTCCAGTGTCGCGAGAGCAGTTGCAAAAACGCATCGAATCGTTGACACAACAAAATAA AGTACTCAAGGCTGAACTAGATACATTTAAGATTAAATGCAAAGTGGTGCAGGAGGAGAATCGCACACTCAAGCAAGCATCTGTTATAATT CAAGCGAAAGCGGAACAGGAGGAGGAGTACATATCGAATACACTTCTAAAGAAAATTCAAGCCTTAAAGAAAGAGAAGGAGACTTTAGCACACCATTACGAACGTGAAGAGGAGTGCTTAACCAATGATTTATCGCGTAAATTAGATcag CTACGGCAAGAGAAATGCAAGCTAGAGCAAACTCTCGAGCAGGAGCAGGAATGTCTTGTAAACAAGCTAATGCGAAAAATTGAGAAGCTACAAGCCGAAACGGATAATAAACAAACCAACTTAGAGCAATTGCGTAGAGAAATGGTGGAATTAGAAAATACATTGGAGCAAGAGCAGGAAGCCTTAGTTAATAAGCTCTGGAAACGTATGGATAAACTCGAGACCGAAAAGCGTTTATTGCAAATTAAACTGGATGAACCAGTTTCCGATCCAACTACACCACGTGATATAACCAATGCCAATGGTGACACTGCCTCTAATTTAAGCGCTCACATACAGACTTTACGTTCCGAAGTAGTACGATTGCGTTCCAATCTCGCGGCAGCACAAAAGGAGGCCACTAagaaattacaacaatttgCACAAGAAGAAAAGAGCATACGCGAAGAAAATGCACGCTTACAGCGCAAATTGAAATTGGAAGTAGAACGACGTGAAGCACTCTGTCGCCATCTGTCCGAATCGGAATCATCGCTTGAAATGGATGAAGAACGGTTTtacaatgaaaatttattaggcGCCGTGGGCACCGCTGGTGGTTTGGGAAATGCAGCTGCTGGTGCTGTGAACACACGTCAACGCACGATCAGCAGCCCCGTTTCGCATAGTCCATCGAATAGTCGACCACTTAGTCCAGGTTCAGTACACCAGAACCGCTGTTATGCCTGTGGTCAAATTGTG aatcgCCGTGCCAGTGAACGTTTCATTAAACCAGCATTACCCACACCCATGCTGGGTCTCAATACTTCAGCTCCTAATGTGCTCAGTGGCAGTTCGCTTTTGGGCTCAGCCGGCAGTGGTGGTGGCGGTAGCGGCGGCGGTACAAATCCTAGTTTAACTAGCGCTACTTTAAACTCTTCCACGCTTTTTGGCGGCACTGGTGGTTTCTTACAGAATTTGAATGCAGAACGTTTAAGTATTGGCGGCGGTGCGAGCGGCGGTGCCTCATTGCTCGCAAGTAGCAATAATGGCAGCAACAACATGGGTTTGGGCATCAGCGGCACTAATACTATGAACAGTGGCAATGTGTCGTCACTGCAGCAGGCTTCCAATCCAATGAATATTAGTATCAATAATTCGTCCACTAATCTAACGAATAGCATGAATACCAGTAATTCATCGTTGTCTGCATTTACGCCAACAAACACCAACTCATCCACTTCTTTTGCACAGCCAGCCAGTCCCATGGATACGTCCGTAtataaggaataa